The region TGTGTGGTGAGATGTGCACAGCCCGCTtggcctggccctccctccccggccACTTCATCCAATAGCCCCTCCTTCCTTCACTGTCCCTGAACTCAGCACAGCGTCCTCGCTCTAGGCCTGGGAACATGCTGTTCTTGCCATCTGGTGTCCTTGCCCTCCTTTTCCACTGAGctaacttctcttttttctttaaacccACCCCCAACAATACCACCTCCACAATACTAGCCTTCCCTGATAGCCCCTGTCTCCCTTCAGGCTCCTGCAGCACCTGGTAATTTTCTGGGTGGCAGCCGTCACAGTAGGCACCGTGCCTGTTATGTGCCCAGTGTACCCACAGCactcccagggcctggcccaaGCAGGGGCTGGAAAGCACTTGGTGGACAAAAGAGTGAAGAGCACGGACCCACTTCGGCTGTTTGCAGGAAGCACCTGCCCCACGGTACTGGCAGGGCCAGAAAGTCAAGCATGCCTCCCTGCTGTTGCACAAAGTCCACAGCCCAGACCAGCTCGTCATGTCCCAGAAGGGTGAGCTTGGGGTGGGCACTCCTCTCTGTCACAGCTAGGCCCACAGCAAATCCCTGCTGAggctctggcctgcaggcctCTGAACAACCTTCACAAAGTGACTCAGTCGCGAGACTCCCTCTTGCAGAGGAAGCTTGATGGGGAAGCAGCAGTGCAGGCAGCAGTGTTTCTGTGTGTGGGGAAACCTGCTCCCGGAGACCCCTCCCACTGGCCTGTCCTCTGACCCTTCTAGAAAGACTTACTCAGCAAACACCCTCTGTAGCTGGGAAAGAACGTTTCCCTGATGATCTGGTCGGTTTCCTCACAGCAAGCAAATGAGCTCATTTTCTGCTTTAccttggctgccaggaagctcatAGCCAATCTTTGTGCTTAATCACCGCTGCAGCTTCCCCTACCCTGTTGTTTGTGATTTAACTGTGCTCCTGCTtgactcttttctttcattctcataCCCATGGATTTTGGTTTTATTctctttatgctttttatttgtaaGCCACATacttgtgtccttttttttttttttttttttataagtaggaagagtaataagacatttttaaagtatgcttTGCCTGTGCAGGAGTTGGGTGGAATCTTTGCGGTGCCTAACCCTGCGGCACGAACAGGAGAGGAGACATCATGGGATTTAGGGTTGAGGACCCAGATCACCCCTATCACACTAGAGGTTCCTGGGAACAGGCCCTTGTTCCCCTCCTGGGACTGGGGCCTTGTCTCTGTGTCCCCTTTGCCTTCTAGTGTTGGCTTTTGTACAGGCAGTGAGCAGACAGGCCTGTCCCTGAGCACAGGTGTGAAAATCAAATTGTGTAAGCAAATCCCATTGCGGAGGGGCCCAAAAGCTCCCTGAGAAAGTCAGGGAGTTGGACTACGAAGGATTCCAACCCagttcactcatttttttttttttaagtcaaaactgtTTTTCACAGTTCAAGTAACCATAAAGCAGACTGGACCTCTGTTCCTGGAGAACATTCTCCAGCCCTAGGCTCCTCGCTGGGAGCTGGAGTGACATGTCACATAAGTGGTTTGATCTCAGTTTCCCTGATGATAAAGAGAAGCGACTGGATGGAAAGCTCTGCATGGGCCTTACTGGCCACAGGCCCTTGAGAGCTGACAGGGGAAGAGTCCATGTTCCACAACACTGTGTTCAGGATGTGACTCTGAGGCCCTGGGATTTGGCCAGAAAGAACCAGAAACACCTACTCCCTGTGCTCGCACCCACTTTCTTTATTTGTAATGAGTGGGAATCCCTTCCCCCACTGTGGTCCAGGCCCACAGGTGACCCTGCATTTGCAGGGTGGCAGCCGAGTGTACATAGCAGGCACAGCTCCTGTCACCAGGACTACAGCTGCACAGACCAGCAAGAAATTTCTGTTCCTGGGGCCTCCACCCGATAATCCACCTTGAGCTCTCTGGGatggaaagacagacagacaagtgGCAAGTAATTCTTAGCTGTGGTGGGAAGAAGAGGACAGCTAGGGACAGGAACGTGGAGGGTGCCAAGTCCCAGTGTCCCTCTAGAATTCCCTCCGGCAAAGGCCAACAATGCCCAGTCACCCAGAGAGTATGGCCTTCAGAGTCAGGGCTCTGAGAGTTTGGGGTGTGAATAGGGAGAGGTTCCTACTGTCCCCAGCCAACTGACATTGGCTCGAGGGCCGGTATGTTTTCTGTGGGTCTGAGTTGGCCACCCTTTGTGGGGCCCTGAGAGCTGGCAAGTTCCTGGGCAAGGACAGCAGGAGTGGGGGCCTGCAGAGCCAGctcctggcctctccctcccaccctgccccagccaggcTCAGCGGCCTGCCTGTGCTGAGTCACCTCGTAGCAGAGTAGTCACTGCCTTGAACCCTCAGTGTGCGTTTGCTGTCGTCTGACGCTTCTGGGGGCCCCCAGAGCACCTCCTGGTAAAACTGGCCTGAGGTACAAAGGGCGGGTCAGCAAGGGGTAAAGACAGCCCAGGAGATGTGCAGGTGAGGGACGCTGCCTGCTCCCGGGCAGCGGTGGCTTCTGAGGACCCCGACCCTGGGCTACAGGCAGAGTACCGAGGATCCCGCCGACGTGGCTGGAGAAGCGGTCAGTGTCACGCAGAAGGAGCCggagcccctccccagggccatcCCAGGACAGCAGGCCGATGGTCACTTTGTCTGGGCCACTGAGCAGCAGGAGACCCGTCTTGTCCATGGTCATCTTCAGGCTGCGAGAAACCCAGTGTCCTGAGCAGGAAGACAGACACACCCTCGCGGACCCTCAGCAGTCTGGGGGGACTGGGCTGGCCTCCCTTCTTGTCAGGAGGTCACAGTGTGGCCTTGGTGGGAAGTCCCTTCGATCTTTCAGGTTGCATTTTCCTCAATGGTAAAACAAGACCAAAATCAACTTGATGATATCTGGTTTCctcagcattatttataaaagaatggTTCTTTTGCCTCTGGTTTTCTTAAATTTGGTTTCTCACAAATTAGTTTTATGTGATTTAGGGATTTCTCTGATGACTCTGTCCCTTTTGCTTTTATGGCTGGTGCCACTTTCTTTTGGTGACTGGGGTTTAATCATGTGTTTCAATGTTGAGAGGGTAAGTTTCTTCTCATCCTATCCCCTCCTTTGTTACTTACAATAATCTTTGAGATTCTTGCATTTTTGGTTTTCTCATGAATGTTAGGCTCCTTTAAGCACATTGAATAAGACCCTGCTGTTAATCTGAAGCTAATTGAAATGGAATCGCCCTGAACGTGCACTGTCCTGTTGATCCAATTCAAGCTAAAGACGctgtctgtttttatttctatgttctgTAGCTCATACAAGTATCTGGACTTTCTATCACTATAATTCATAgcattcttcatttcattttctcagcATAGATGAGCTATTGATTTTTGGGAATCTATCAGATAACAAGAAACATCAAGATCTTTTATGCAATTGGCAAGGTTCTCAGATGGCCTTGGCTTTGCTGGGTGTGCACTCATTGGTTGGGTGGAGATGAGTCCCCGCCAAAGGGCCCGGTGGGGTGGCGATGGACAAGGCTCTCCACACTTGGGAAAGATGGGCTATGGCACCAGctgggggctggcagggcactGCCCGCTGAGGGCCAGGCTCTGCAGCAAGTCCCTGAGGCCCCTGGTGATTTCTGGAGCGGGACAGCTGCCCCTGAAAGGCCCACAGGGGCAGCCACGCCACCCAGAAGAGGTCGTCTTCTGCCTCCACTACCCAGCGGCTGCCCAGTATTTGAGGTCAGCTAGACTTGTCCCTCCTCACCAGAGCTCCAAGAGGACATGAGGACAACATTTATAATCTGCCCTGTGGACAGTGCTCTTGGGCTTCTCACTGTGGCCTGCCCAGTGGGCACCATGCCACCTGGTGGCACGGGGCTCCCCTGCTACACTCACTCACTGGGATCCCCAGCCTTCTGGCTATGGGCTGGGACGATGATCCCTAGCTAtcagtgaggaagctgaggcttatgGGGGCTAGGAGGCCTACCCCAGGCTGCCCAGGATTAGCAGCAGAGCTAGCTCCGACCCACACTGCCTCCTGCACGGGATAGTGACCCGGGCCAGGTGTGAGGGGCACCAGGTCCCCAGGACAGCTGCTCAGTGCCCTGCAGCGCTGTAGGGGTACAGGGCTTCTGCATCTCTGGCGCTCCTGCGAGTGCGGCCACTCCATCCTCAGGTCTGTGGCCTCAGACTACCCGTCAGCACATCATCAGCCAATGAGGCCTGAGGGGTCACCTCTCCCTGGGGGCCCCCAGAGTGGGGCTTACCCGGGCATCACCGAGAACAGCGTCTCCTTCCACTTGTACACAGAGTTTCTTCGGTTCCGAGTGACCACTACGTGCTCAGGGGACACATGAACCTGCAGCTGGGGGTTCTTGAAGGTCACCTCGATCCATGAGAACCCAGCTACCTTCTCCTCATACTGGCCGGTCACCTCAAGCCCTGTGAGGGCAGGACCAGGGAGGTCAAAGCTGCGGCCCCAGCCAGGGCTGGACGCTGTCCTCACCGGGAGCCCTCCCTGATTCCATCCCCTGGAGTCTGCGCCAGCTTGCCTCCGCAGGGGCAGCCCTCTCCCCGGCATTCCGGCCCACTGGGCGCCGGGCTCCTGGCTCCCAGTCTCTGCACTCCTCCCTCATCCCATGTGGCTTTGGAGGGGCCCCCGGCCCTTGGTGACAGCCACTCTCAGATGAGGCCTCTGAGAAGGGAGGTCTGGTCTCAAATCAGCAGCCTTCGTAACTCCCTCATGGTGTGCCTGGCTCTGAGCTAGAGGCTGGGGCCAAGGGTGAGACAGAGAATTGACCCTCCCACCCTCAGGGACAGACAGCCTCGCGGCCTAGGTGACGAAGTGGGGGACCATGTGGATCTGGGAGGAGCAAGGCAGCCGTGGCCGTGCCATGGCTCTGCATAGCGCTGCAGAGCATCCGAGTGGTGTCGTCTCTGTGTCTGACCCGCCGCCTCCACTCAGCCAGTGAGGCCCGACAGGCACACATACCTCCTCCGGCCATTCCCTCCTGCACACCCACTGGGGTCCCATCTCTCAGGGCTCTGTGCTCTGCAGGCACCAATCCCCCCGACTGGAACATCCTCGCCCCTTCCTCTGCTCACCTGCCAAGGCCCTGCTACTCCCGTGTGAACCCACGCAGCTCCCTTCACCCCCAGGAGCTCTGGCTCCTCCCAGCTCACTTCCACGCAGCCACGGTGCTTATCTGCACCCGGGCCACCCAGACCTGCACGTGCGCTGCCCAGTGAAAGGCCTGTGGCATGGCTGTGTGAATGCCAGTGTCGGGGGTGGGGGCGTGACTGTGCCATGACCTGGGATGGGCCTGCCCGGGGCCAGGTCTGTGCACGCTGCACGTATCTCTGTGGGTGGGTACTAGCATGTGTGAGTGGTGTCTGGGTCTCAGGTGGATGGCGGGTATGCACCTCTCACCTTGGTCAGGGTCTGAGAGCAGGTTCATTGGCCCCTGAGAGTGCCTGAAGTCCACACAGAGGTGCTCCACGCTCTGCCCAGGCGGCAGCAGGATTacggagggagcctggatgggggcTGGGACAGCAGTGCAAGgctcctggggcagggagagcgggctgggggacaggggtggggaaggCCGAGGGGGTTGGCAACttacctggggctggggctgttgTAGTTGttgctgaaagaagaaaaagtctgGGTTTaggctgcccctccctgggggcAGGGCGTCGAGGGGTGGAGTGgatggggggtggaggggtggatgGTGTGCCGGGGCTCCCTCTGCACTTCCACACTAGGACTGGTTCATGGACACCCCCAGGGCTCTCCCCTCCCGGGTCTCCCCATTAAGACACAAACTACTCCAGGGGCTCTGGCCTGGGGGACACCTTTGGTTTTTATATCCGCGCCATGTGACATAGCTCGTCCAGGATTTGAGGTGGCTGACGGCGCTGGAGCAGGCGTTAGTGCAGGAGCATGGGGGAACAAACAGGGGGAAGGCAGTGAGGCTCAGAACAATGAGTGTGCCCTCCAGCcatccctgccacctgccacctgctgccCGCCAGGCGCCAGCCCCTCCAACCCCGCCACACACACGCCCCACCTAGAATAGCCTCCGCGCGGAGAGTTCCAAACAGAGGAGCCCGCTATCAGGGAAATCGCCGTGAGACAGGTCTAGCCTGGCTCTGCGGCTGTGTCTGAGTACAGACTTGGGGATCAGAAACAGTTCAAGGGACCTTAGTTGGCTTTGTGAATGGAGGAAGCCCTCCCTTTCTAGAAGGTTTCATCATGAGTCAGCCTCCAGAGTACAGTGAATCCTATTCAGtgaaaataaaggacaaataaaGTCCTGCCTTGTGGAGGGGACGCCTGAAGTCCACAGCTGGGTGGGGGAGGCGGTGGCTGGGAGGAAGGGCGGGCGATGACTGTCCCAGACAGCCCCGCCATGAGCCCTTGCGGCCCCCAGGGGCCCCTCTGCACAGGAGTGGGGGGCTGCTCTGTCAAGGCTGTGGCCTGCAGACCCAGGGACAGCTGGAAGAGCTCACACCACGCCGTGGAGCGCAGGAGAGCTCACACCCAGGAATGCAATGCCAAGGACCAGGCAAAGGGGTGGCCGGGGGAGAGCTGGGCGGGCGAGGGCAGTCCCCCAGGAAACGCTGCTCTGTGTGCCCCGGATTGGGCCGACCCCCATCACTCAGCATCATGCCCCAGCCACTGCTCTTGAGGGACCTGGTGCTTCGTGCTTTGTCTCATCCtactctggggggagggggttcGGTGATCgccttgaggaaactgaggccgtcAGCGGGCCAGGAAGTGGCTTACAGAACGCGGAGGTCGGTAGCCCGTCTTCCCagtttgcaaaaataaaatcaggagcATGTGGAGGTCCCGGGGGTCCACGCATCTTTGAGGAGCTGGGAACTCCAAGTCCGAAACGCAGTGGCATGCCAGAAGCTCCAGCTTTGGAAAAATTGACGCACGCGGAATTCTCTGAGGCAGTGTGTGGGCCCTCACAGCCAGGGGTCGGGCCCCGCCCCAGAGTGGGATGTGGAGAGGGCAGGTGCTCCCCCTCCCACGCCCGGAGACAATGACCCCCCTGGAACCTCCCCCGGGGTGTCAGGCTTCCCCCTGCAGCACCCCTCAAACTACCTTGTGCACTCCATCTTCTTCTATGGGCAAGGGAAGAGTCCTCAAGGCTGATCCCTAATCAGACACACCTGAACTTAAGTACCGGGCCTGTCACCAGCCAGGTGAGCCAGAGAAGGCACTCCCCCTGACAGCTAGGGGCCAAGGTCCCATCAATCTCCCCCCCACCACTCTTCTTTGCCACCTGTTATTCTGGACTGCCGACCTCCTACGACACGAGATCCAAGGTGAGTTTGACCTGGAAATCAGTGAGACCTTGGTTTGCTTCTTGGACCTACCTTTCTTTGGCTGGGGGGTGGACTGGGGGTTGTGACCCTGGTgccaggggtggggctgaggggcaGCCAATATCTGAATGAACAGGTGACTAAATGCACCACGTGCTTGGTCAGACGCCATCTCCTGGCAGCAAGGTGAGGCTGGAGAGGCTTGGGGTAGACCTGGGCCCTGGACAGTGACCTCAAGGGGCTCGTACCCTGGGCCCTGTGTCAGCGGACCACCACCTAGCCCAGCCTTTGAGGATACTTGGCCTTTACCTGAGTGAACGTTCTTGTGTCTATTTTCTGGATAAAacaaagacagagggagagagagggagagagagagagagagagggagagagagggagagagagggagagagagggagggagggagagagagggagagagagagattgattgattaTCAGGGCGGTTTTTGATCAATTTGAAATGCTTATGTTTAATCCTGCTACCCAACCCCAGAACTACATAGTGCAGTGAATTTGGGGAGCCAAGAGACctggccttggttttctcatcagTGAAATCGGATGGGTCTCCGGGGCTCCTGGGAGTCTGTGGATGGCAGGGTTGGGGCGTTGGCCGGCTGCAGGGGTAGGCGCGGGGGGAATGCTGGGTCTAGCCCTGCTGCCTGGGAGGGTGGGATCCTAGCCCCCACCCACCGTCTTCCGCAGGTTTCTCAGCAACTTGAGACTGTTCTTGGCCTTCGGGTTTGGTGACCACCATAGACGTAAGAGGAGTGACAAAGCTGTAGTGCAGCGATAAGTTGAGAGCTCGAGTCTCGAGGGCCTGCCGGTCGGCGTCCGAGGCAGAAACACTGTAGGTTGAGGACATCAGAGCCCAACAGGTCGCTGGACGCCAGCAAAGATTCTCCTTCCCAACCAGCCCCTTCTGGGAGGTCCCTCTGGGAGAGCAGGGAGCTCAGACACGATGTCCAACCACCCTCTCTCCACGACTAGGGGATGCCTCATGCCAGCTGTGCCTGCCCCACCAGCAACAGGCATGGCGAGTGTCCTGCGGAAGTGGCCCGTGAGGGCCAGGGCCACTGTCACCTTTGCTCCAGCAGTTGCTGGATAGTCAGGTATGCCCAGAGTCGCTCCATGAAGTTGTGGAAGATGTACTTGGGGCTCCGGaactcctcctcctgctctgccaCACTGGACTCCGTTTGGAAGGTGATGTTCTGTGTATGCTGAAAAGAGGGGCCCAGTCAGGGCAGGACAGCGAGGGCCTGACATCCGCACCTGGCCTGTCACTTCTGAGCTCTTCTGTGTCAGAGCTGGGGCAGGTCCCATGCACTGACTAAGGACTGCACTTCCTTTGAGGGGGTAGTGAGGGACTGAGTCACAGAGCTGCAAGGATGAGCAGGAGGTGGAAATAAAAGGGAGCAAACCACCCCAGGTGCCACAAGGCAGGTGCAGAGGCAGGAAATCAGATTAGCTGACCCCttgggagaaaggaaaatgaggatGGAGTCAGAACCCCAGATCAGAGAAGGAATGGCAGCAGGAAGGATTTGCAAGTGCAATGTGGAGCAGAGGGGATCCCATGTACTGCCCACCCTAACCTCAAAGATGGGGcaaagggacagagagggaagggCCTTCTGCAGCatcagtggcagagttgagacCAGAACTCAGGTGTCATGGCTCTGGAGTTGGGGCCCCATCCACCCCAACAACCGACCCCTGCCTGAGTTAGCCCCTCTGCTGGGGCTGGTCACTGGGGGACAATGACAGGGAAGCGAATGCCCCAGCTCTGTGTGGACTGGCTGCTTCTACCCCCAGGGAATGGCCTGTGTCACAGGCTGACCCAGCTCGCAGCCTGGGAAACGGGGTCTGAGGGCAAAGGACCCCCAAGCCTCTCTTATCGGAGCTCCCCCGCAGCTAAGAGACCTTTCTACAAGGTGGATCAGATCCGGCCCGCCTGGCACCAGCCTCCTGTGTCTGTCGCCCAGGGCACACGGGGCCGCCTGCACGGATTTTGCCCTGCCCACATGTACAGCTAattgtttcatgtttttctttaattttaaatagactAGCGCTTTTTACTTGGCCTTATCTTAAGTAATAATATCTGTGAAATCTTACATCTGAGGTTTGAGTCATACTTTTCAAAATACAcagtaaaacaaatacataactacttttaaaacaaagacatGTCTGTCTGTGAACCACCCTCAGTCACCGGGGGTTCCACACTTTGGGAACACATGGATTCCAGGCTAATATCAGCTGCCCATACGTGTGGAATTTCTATGCTGGACCAGATATCACTCACACAGGGACTTTATGAGGTGGGCACGTGACTTACTCCCATTTTTACGcaggaggaaactaaggcacagggaggttaagtggCTTCCCCACATCTCACCTctgggaggtggcagagctgggtttgaagCCAGGAGGCTTGCCTGTGCCGACAGTCATCATGGCACTGGGCCACGTCTCGTGACCCTCAAGGTCCTGGGCCCCTGACACCCACTGCCACTCTCCCCACACGTGCTGCCCTCCTGCCACACAAGCCCAAAACATTCCTCCCTCACTCCACCATCCGGGTTCCGCCCTCCTCCTACTCATCCCTCAGTCTCAGCTGAGACTCCACCGGAAGCCCTCCCTGGTCCCCAGGCCAGGTTGGGGTCCCTGGCGCTGCTCTCCCGAGTCCCCAGTCAGATCCCAGCCTGTAGCTCCTTGCTTGTGTGATGATGTAGCCACGACTGTCTGTCCCATGAGGGCAGGGCGAGGTCAGCCTCGTTCTTCACTGTCTCCcctgggcctggcacagagcaggtgctcagtttCCCATGGTGGAATGACAGGGGctccctgggaggaggcagagaaggctGGGCAAGGACGGGGCACCATGTGGTGAGCAGGGCTTGGGGTCCTGCTGCAGTGGGGCCCCAGGGCAAGAGGCCCATCTTATTGGAGCTCAGCttgctcatctgtgaaacggGAGCAGCCCTCCTTGCCTGACTGCAGCCTACGAGGGCCAGTGTGAGGACAGGAGGAGATGACAATTAGGAAGGAATCCTGCTGTCTCCCACTGTCACAGGTGCACAGACTGCTGAGTGCCTACCTATTCTGGTCACAGCACAGGTGGTCCCATGAGGATCACTGCTTTGTCTCTTGAATCTCTACAGTGAACCCACGCAGTGGGGCCTGGCACCCTCCACAGGCAGCAGAGGGAAAACCTGAGGCTCGGGGCACTGTGAGATGAGGAGCTTGGCGggtctgggatttgaacccagctccTCTGGCTGCAGAGGTGGTAGCTGCCCCagctgcccttcccctccaagaTGGCTTGGCCACACTCACCGTCTGCCCGCTGACTTTGGCTGACAGCACGTCAGGGCTCTGGGCCCGGAGCTTCCCGGCCACCACCATCTCCGAGCCCTTGAAGAAGAGCGGGAAGCTTTCCCGCGTGACCTCCTCCACGGCGCTGCTCGGGTACTCGAAGGCCACTGCCGTCAACAAGGGGTTGGCCACCTCCTGGTAGAAGTCCTGCAGGACAAGAGGGTGTCACGAGGGCCAGCCTGGAGTCTTCCCAGCGCTCTGCCCAGTCCAGCCCATGCTCACGGCACCTGCAGCTGCAGGGCGGAGTCCGAGTCCTCGTAGATGCGCCGGGCCAGGCCGCCGTTGTCCAGCGCCAGCTTCTCCAGGAAGGCGTAGCTGACGTGGAAGCCGAAGCCCAGGCAGAAGACGGTGTACCGGCCACCTACGGCCTCCCGCACGTTCTCCTGGATCTTTGTGGGGTTGATCTCCCCTGGACCCGTGGGTTTGGGAAGAGGGTGAGAAAATAGTGATTTGCACAATGGATATTTCTGGAACCTCAGAGACAGAAGGGCCTCagcaggcccctccctgccccaggtgcCACAGCAAGCCCAGGTGCAGGCTCAGCGAGCCGTGGAGGTGCTGCAGTGCCCTCACCCTGGGTGGGGTCGCCGTCGGTGAGCAGGATGACGAGGGAGACGCTCCCCTCGGGCAGCAGCTCGTCCCGGTTGCTGCTGT is a window of Microcebus murinus isolate Inina chromosome 1, M.murinus_Inina_mat1.0, whole genome shotgun sequence DNA encoding:
- the ITIH4 gene encoding inter-alpha-trypsin inhibitor heavy chain H4 isoform X5, which gives rise to MKPPAPVRTCGFTLVLLWLLAVLQTNTARKNGIDIYSLTVDSKVSSRFSHTVVTSRVVNRADTVQEATFQMELPKKAFLTNFSMTIDGVTYPGSIKKKAAAQEQYSAAVAQGQSAGLVQATGRKTEQFQVSVSVAPSAKVTFELVYEELLRRHLGVYELLLKVQPQQPVKHLQMDIHIFEPQGISFLETESTFVTNELADALTISQNATKAHILFKPTLSQKQKSPKQQDTVLDGNLIIRYDVNRTRSGGSVQIENGYFVHYFAPEGLSTIPKNVVFVIDKSGSMSGRKIQQTREALIKILDDLSSKDQFNLIVFSGKAAQWKPSLVPASAENVNEARSFAADIQAFGGTNINEAMQMAVQLLDSSNRDELLPEGSVSLVILLTDGDPTQGEINPTKIQENVREAVGGRYTVFCLGFGFHVSYAFLEKLALDNGGLARRIYEDSDSALQLQDFYQEVANPLLTAVAFEYPSSAVEEVTRESFPLFFKGSEMVVAGKLRAQSPDVLSAKVSGQTHTQNITFQTESSVAEQEEEFRSPKYIFHNFMERLWAYLTIQQLLEQSVSASDADRQALETRALNLSLHYSFVTPLTSMVVTKPEGQEQSQVAEKPAEDGQTHLGSRVVGGRQSRITAGASGMPLRFGLGVPSSSKMRGPPGPPHAPDFIFANWEDGLPTSAFSPSATSNPGRAMSHGADIKTKATTTTAPAPAPIQAPSVILLPPGQSVEHLCVDFRHSQGPMNLLSDPDQGLEVTGQYEEKVAGFSWIEVTFKNPQLQVHVSPEHVVVTRNRRNSVYKWKETLFSVMPGLKMTMDKTGLLLLSGPDKVTIGLLSWDGPGEGLRLLLRDTDRFSSHVGGILGQFYQEVLWGPPEASDDSKRTLRVQGSDYSATRELKVDYRVEAPGTEISCWSVQL
- the ITIH4 gene encoding inter-alpha-trypsin inhibitor heavy chain H4 isoform X2, whose translation is MKPPAPVRTCGFTLVLLWLLAVLQTNTARKNGIDIYSLTVDSKVSSRFSHTVVTSRVVNRADTVQEATFQMELPKKAFLTNFSMTIDGVTYPGSIKKKAAAQEQYSAAVAQGQSAGLVQATGRKTEQFQVSVSVAPSAKVTFELVYEELLRRHLGVYELLLKVQPQQPVKHLQMDIHIFEPQGISFLETESTFVTNELADALTISQNATKAHILFKPTLSQKQKSPKQQDTVLDGNLIIRYDVNRTRSGGSVQIENGYFVHYFAPEGLSTIPKNVVFVIDKSGSMSGRKIQQTREALIKILDDLSSKDQFNLIVFSGKAAQWKPSLVPASAENVNEARSFAADIQAFGGTNINEAMQMAVQLLDSSNRDELLPEGSVSLVILLTDGDPTQGEINPTKIQENVREAVGGRYTVFCLGFGFHVSYAFLEKLALDNGGLARRIYEDSDSALQLQDFYQEVANPLLTAVAFEYPSSAVEEVTRESFPLFFKGSEMVVAGKLRAQSPDVLSAKVSGQTHTQNITFQTESSVAEQEEEFRSPKYIFHNFMERLWAYLTIQQLLEQSVSASDADRQALETRALNLSLHYSFVTPLTSMVVTKPEGQEQSQVAEKPAEDGQTHLGSRVVGGRQSRITGISLEDSSLAHRRRWSAQAGASGMPLRFGLGVPSSSKMRGPPGPPHAPDFIFANWEDGLPTSAFSPSATSNPGRAMSHGADIKTKATTTTAPAPAPIQAPSVILLPPGQSVEHLCVDFRHSQGPMNLLSDPDQGLEVTGQYEEKVAGFSWIEVTFKNPQLQVHVSPEHVVVTRNRRNSVYKWKETLFSVMPGLKMTMDKTGLLLLSGPDKVTIGLLSWDGPGEGLRLLLRDTDRFSSHVGGILGQFYQEVLWGPPEASDDSKRTLRVQGSDYSATRELKVDYRVEAPGTEISCWSVQL
- the ITIH4 gene encoding inter-alpha-trypsin inhibitor heavy chain H4 isoform X3, whose protein sequence is MKPPAPVRTCGFTLVLLWLLAVLQTNTARKNGIDIYSLTVDSKVSSRFSHTVVTSRVVNRADTVQEATFQMELPKKAFLTNFSMTIDGVTYPGSIKKKAAAQEQYSAAVAQGQSAGLVQATGRKTEQFQVSVSVAPSAKVTFELVYEELLRRHLGVYELLLKVQPQQPVKHLQMDIHIFEPQGISFLETESTFVTNELADALTISQNATKAHILFKPTLSQKQKSPKQQDTVLDGNLIIRYDVNRTRSGGSVQIENGYFVHYFAPEGLSTIPKNVVFVIDKSGSMSGRKIQQTREALIKILDDLSSKDQFNLIVFSGKAAQWKPSLVPASAENVNEARSFAADIQAFGGTNINEAMQMAVQLLDSSNRDELLPEGSVSLVILLTDGDPTQGEINPTKIQENVREAVGGRYTVFCLGFGFHVSYAFLEKLALDNGGLARRIYEDSDSALQLQDFYQEVANPLLTAVAFEYPSSAVEEVTRESFPLFFKGSEMVVAGKLRAQSPDVLSAKVSGQTHTQNITFQTESSVAEQEEEFRSPKYIFHNFMERLWAYLTIQQLLEQSVSASDADRQALETRALNLSLHYSFVTPLTSMVVTKPEGQEQSQVAEKPAEDENRHKNVHSGQTHLGSRVVGGRQSRITAGASGMPLRFGLGVPSSSKMRGPPGPPHAPDFIFANWEDGLPTSAFSPSATSNPGRAMSHGADIKTKATTTTAPAPAPIQAPSVILLPPGQSVEHLCVDFRHSQGPMNLLSDPDQGLEVTGQYEEKVAGFSWIEVTFKNPQLQVHVSPEHVVVTRNRRNSVYKWKETLFSVMPGLKMTMDKTGLLLLSGPDKVTIGLLSWDGPGEGLRLLLRDTDRFSSHVGGILGQFYQEVLWGPPEASDDSKRTLRVQGSDYSATRELKVDYRVEAPGTEISCWSVQL
- the ITIH4 gene encoding inter-alpha-trypsin inhibitor heavy chain H4 isoform X4, which translates into the protein MKPPAPVRTCGFTLVLLWLLAVLQTNTARKNGIDIYSLTVDSKVSSRFSHTVVTSRVVNRADTVQEATFQMELPKKAFLTNFSMTIDGVTYPGSIKKKAAAQEQYSAAVAQGQSAGLVQATGRKTEQFQVSVSVAPSAKVTFELVYEELLRRHLGVYELLLKVQPQQPVKHLQMDIHIFEPQGISFLETESTFVTNELADALTISQNATKAHILFKPTLSQKQKSPKQQDTVLDGNLIIRYDVNRTRSGGSVQIENGYFVHYFAPEGLSTIPKNVVFVIDKSGSMSGRKIQQTREALIKILDDLSSKDQFNLIVFSGKAAQWKPSLVPASAENVNEARSFAADIQAFGGTNINEAMQMAVQLLDSSNRDELLPEGSVSLVILLTDGDPTQGEINPTKIQENVREAVGGRYTVFCLGFGFHVSYAFLEKLALDNGGLARRIYEDSDSALQLQDFYQEVANPLLTAVAFEYPSSAVEEVTRESFPLFFKGSEMVVAGKLRAQSPDVLSAKVSGQTHTQNITFQTESSVAEQEEEFRSPKYIFHNFMERLWAYLTIQQLLEQSVSASDADRQALETRALNLSLHYSFVTPLTSMVVTKPEGQEQSQVAEKPAEDENRHKNVHSGQTHLGSRVVGGRQSRITGISLEDSSLAHRRRWSAQAGASGMPLRFGLGVPSSSKMRGPPGPPHAPDFIFANWEDGLPTSAFSTTTTAPAPAPIQAPSVILLPPGQSVEHLCVDFRHSQGPMNLLSDPDQGLEVTGQYEEKVAGFSWIEVTFKNPQLQVHVSPEHVVVTRNRRNSVYKWKETLFSVMPGLKMTMDKTGLLLLSGPDKVTIGLLSWDGPGEGLRLLLRDTDRFSSHVGGILGQFYQEVLWGPPEASDDSKRTLRVQGSDYSATRELKVDYRVEAPGTEISCWSVQL